In Streptomyces sp. NBC_01717, one DNA window encodes the following:
- a CDS encoding aconitase X catalytic domain-containing protein, with protein MKLNDTDKAMLDGAEGPAVAAAMDLLVRYGQALDAEELCDVRNVAGTMTQPSPAKAQLAREGGWHKAYAVLNLDSDGDFTIPDMKVPTCQLQQSFGPDAEGVAPYPKELVALQSDAEAFYSRKGVNILATCTPYQVGNIPVRGEHLAWMESSAVVYANSVVGARTNCEGTASTGAASLTGRIPCWGNHRTENRIGTHHVDVRTPVAGPLDWGMLGYFAGGLVQEERPVVTGALAQPDLLDLKHFGAAAASSGGVEIYHLPGITPEAPSLEAAFGGRRIPEAVPYGERERRAVYEDLNSQGTSPDVDFVLLGCPHASLDQVRDTARLLEGRRLNSGTQLWLMVPRALRTTADRNGWTQTIERAGGRVLTDSCPAMSRSAPPGTKVFATDSAKQAHYLPAILGIEAWFGTLADCIDAAVTGIWKGDLR; from the coding sequence ATGAAGCTCAACGACACCGACAAGGCCATGCTCGACGGCGCCGAAGGACCCGCGGTCGCGGCAGCTATGGACCTCCTCGTCCGCTACGGGCAAGCGTTGGACGCCGAGGAGCTGTGCGACGTGCGGAACGTGGCGGGGACCATGACCCAGCCGTCGCCCGCCAAAGCACAGCTCGCACGGGAAGGTGGCTGGCACAAGGCGTACGCCGTGCTCAACCTCGACAGCGACGGCGACTTCACCATCCCCGACATGAAGGTACCCACCTGCCAGCTCCAGCAGAGCTTCGGTCCCGACGCCGAGGGCGTCGCCCCCTACCCGAAGGAGCTCGTCGCGCTGCAGTCCGACGCCGAGGCGTTCTACAGCCGCAAGGGCGTCAACATCCTCGCCACCTGCACGCCGTACCAAGTGGGCAACATCCCCGTACGTGGCGAACATCTGGCCTGGATGGAGTCCTCGGCGGTCGTCTACGCCAACTCGGTGGTGGGCGCACGCACCAACTGCGAAGGCACGGCCTCCACCGGAGCGGCCTCGCTCACCGGCCGCATCCCCTGCTGGGGCAACCACCGCACCGAGAACCGGATCGGCACCCACCACGTCGACGTCCGCACACCGGTGGCGGGGCCACTCGACTGGGGCATGCTCGGCTACTTCGCCGGAGGCCTCGTCCAGGAGGAACGCCCGGTCGTCACCGGCGCGCTGGCCCAGCCCGACCTGCTCGACCTCAAGCACTTCGGGGCGGCCGCCGCATCCTCCGGCGGGGTCGAGATCTACCACCTTCCCGGCATCACCCCCGAAGCCCCGAGTCTCGAGGCAGCCTTTGGCGGCCGGCGGATCCCCGAGGCCGTGCCGTACGGGGAACGCGAGCGCCGTGCCGTCTATGAGGACCTCAACTCCCAGGGCACAAGCCCGGACGTGGACTTCGTCCTGCTCGGCTGCCCGCACGCCTCGCTCGACCAGGTCCGCGACACCGCGCGGCTGCTGGAGGGGCGGCGGCTCAACTCCGGCACCCAATTGTGGCTGATGGTGCCACGAGCACTGCGCACGACCGCGGACCGCAACGGCTGGACGCAGACCATCGAGCGCGCCGGCGGCCGCGTGCTCACCGACTCCTGCCCCGCCATGTCCCGCTCCGCGCCACCCGGCACGAAGGTCTTCGCCACCGACTCGGCGAAGCAGGCCCACTACCTGCCCGCGATCCTCGGCATCGAGGCCTGGTTCGGCACGCTCGCCGACTGCATCGATGCCGCTGTCACCGGCATCTGGAAAGGAGACCTGCGATGA
- a CDS encoding aconitase X swivel domain-containing protein produces the protein MSDAVVLRGRTVVPGLVEGEALVSAETVSGWGGIDPARGVVIERRHPLYGQSFAGKILVFPGAKGSSGWAGFFQATRLAGTAPLGMIFVTTTTKAALGAVVTRVPTVTGLDQDPLTVIRTGDRVRIDADHGTVTVHPAPIPHTSATRSCP, from the coding sequence ATGAGCGACGCCGTGGTCCTGCGGGGGCGGACCGTCGTCCCCGGCCTAGTGGAGGGCGAGGCACTCGTATCGGCCGAGACCGTCTCCGGATGGGGCGGCATCGACCCGGCCCGCGGCGTCGTCATCGAACGCCGCCACCCGCTGTACGGCCAGTCCTTCGCCGGGAAGATCCTGGTGTTCCCGGGCGCCAAGGGTTCCTCCGGCTGGGCGGGCTTCTTCCAGGCGACCCGGCTCGCCGGCACCGCCCCCCTCGGCATGATCTTCGTGACGACGACCACCAAGGCCGCCCTCGGCGCGGTCGTCACCCGCGTACCCACCGTGACCGGCCTGGACCAGGACCCGCTGACCGTCATCCGCACAGGCGACCGGGTCCGCATCGACGCCGACCACGGCACCGTCACCGTGCACCCCGCACCGATCCCGCACACCTCAGCGACGAGGAGCTGTCCATGA